One Streptomyces sp. V4I8 genomic window carries:
- a CDS encoding chorismate mutase, with protein sequence MTATAAEKSGAHTTEAVGVITGARERIDALDDRIIGLIQERMAVSAVIQEARITSGGRRVNLSREMEILNHYSEALGKPGTSLAMTLLELCRGRI encoded by the coding sequence ATGACCGCCACCGCAGCAGAGAAGAGTGGCGCGCACACCACCGAGGCCGTCGGCGTGATCACCGGCGCCCGTGAACGCATCGACGCCCTCGACGACCGGATCATCGGCCTGATCCAGGAACGGATGGCCGTCTCGGCGGTGATCCAGGAGGCGCGGATCACCTCGGGCGGCCGGCGCGTGAACCTCTCCCGTGAGATGGAGATCCTCAACCACTACAGCGAGGCGCTCGGCAAGCCCGGCACCTCGCTGGCGATGACGCTGCTGGAACTGTGCCGCGGCAGGATCTGA
- the guaA gene encoding glutamine-hydrolyzing GMP synthase, giving the protein MSSANPAAATDTVLVVDFGAQYAQLIARRVREARVYSEIVPSTMPVADMLAKNPAAIILSGGPSSVYEEGAPRIDRALFEAGVPVFGMCYGFQLMAQSLGGTVDNTGAREYGRTDLHVSKSSSTLFEGTPAEQHVWMSHGDACSAAPEGFSVTASTDVVPVAAFENDEAKLYGVQYHPEVMHSTHGQQVLEHFLYRGAGLKPDWTTGNVIDEQVAAIREQVGDKRAICGLSGGVDSAVAAALVQKAIGSQLTCVYVDHGLMRKGETEQVEKDFVAATGVQLKVVDAEERFLKALAGVSDPEEKRKIIGREFIRVFEQAQAEIIADEGPAVEFLVQGTLYPDVVESGGGTGTANIKSHHNVGGLPEDLEFKLIEPLRKLFKDEVRMVGQELGLPEEIVQRQPFPGPGLGIRIVGDVTKERLDLLREADAIAREELTAAGLDREIWQCPVVLLADVRSVGVQGDGRTYGHPIVLRPVSSEDAMTADWSRLPYDVLAKISTRITNEVKDVNRVVLDVTSKPPGTIEWE; this is encoded by the coding sequence GTGTCATCAGCGAACCCCGCCGCCGCCACCGACACCGTCCTGGTCGTCGACTTCGGTGCGCAGTACGCCCAGCTCATCGCCCGTCGCGTCCGCGAGGCCCGGGTCTACAGCGAGATCGTGCCGAGCACCATGCCGGTCGCCGACATGCTCGCCAAGAACCCGGCGGCGATCATCCTCTCCGGCGGCCCCTCGTCCGTGTACGAGGAGGGCGCCCCCCGTATCGACCGCGCACTCTTCGAGGCCGGCGTCCCCGTCTTCGGCATGTGCTACGGCTTCCAGCTCATGGCGCAGAGCCTGGGCGGGACCGTCGACAACACCGGTGCGCGCGAGTACGGCCGTACGGATCTGCACGTGTCGAAGTCGTCCTCCACCCTCTTCGAGGGCACCCCGGCCGAGCAGCATGTGTGGATGTCGCACGGCGACGCCTGCTCCGCCGCCCCCGAGGGTTTCTCCGTGACGGCTTCCACCGACGTCGTCCCGGTCGCCGCCTTCGAGAACGACGAGGCGAAGCTGTACGGCGTCCAGTACCACCCCGAGGTCATGCACTCCACGCACGGCCAGCAGGTGCTGGAGCACTTCCTGTACCGCGGCGCGGGCCTCAAGCCGGACTGGACGACCGGCAACGTCATCGACGAGCAGGTCGCCGCCATCCGCGAGCAGGTCGGCGACAAGCGCGCCATCTGCGGCCTGTCCGGCGGCGTCGACTCCGCCGTGGCCGCCGCGCTCGTCCAGAAGGCCATCGGCTCCCAGCTGACCTGCGTCTATGTCGACCACGGCCTGATGCGCAAGGGCGAGACCGAGCAGGTCGAGAAGGACTTCGTGGCCGCGACCGGCGTCCAGCTGAAGGTCGTGGACGCAGAGGAGCGGTTCCTCAAGGCGCTCGCCGGGGTCAGCGACCCCGAGGAGAAGCGGAAGATCATCGGCCGCGAGTTCATCCGGGTCTTCGAGCAGGCGCAGGCCGAGATCATCGCGGACGAGGGTCCGGCGGTGGAGTTCCTCGTCCAGGGGACCCTCTACCCCGACGTGGTCGAGTCCGGTGGCGGCACCGGCACGGCGAACATCAAGTCCCACCACAACGTCGGCGGGCTGCCGGAAGACCTCGAATTCAAGCTCATCGAGCCGCTCCGCAAGCTGTTCAAGGACGAGGTCCGGATGGTCGGCCAGGAGCTCGGCCTGCCCGAGGAGATCGTCCAGCGTCAGCCGTTCCCGGGTCCCGGCCTGGGCATCCGGATCGTCGGCGACGTCACGAAGGAGCGTCTCGACCTCCTCCGCGAGGCCGACGCCATCGCCCGCGAGGAGCTGACGGCGGCCGGCCTCGACCGCGAGATCTGGCAGTGCCCCGTCGTCCTGCTCGCGGACGTCCGCAGCGTGGGTGTGCAGGGTGACGGACGGACCTACGGCCACCCGATCGTCCTGCGGCCCGTGTCCAGCGAGGACGCCATGACCGCCGACTGGTCGCGGCTGCCGTACGACGTCCTGGCGAAGATCTCGACCCGGATCACCAACGAGGTGAAGGACGTCAACCGCGTCGTCCTCGACGTGACCTCGAAGCCGCCGGGGACGATCGAGTGGGAGTAG
- a CDS encoding pyridoxamine 5'-phosphate oxidase family protein, translated as MTVNWAGFTEAEPDLARTAEERFGAFTHHVLATLRKDGSPRTTGLEVRFLNGELWLGMMPNSLKALDLRRDPRFALQANPGEGQSMGGGDVRISGRAIEVEDPELKAAYGEEVEPPEPFHLFRAELTEVVRTYVEDDKYLVVQVWQPGEPVRTIKRT; from the coding sequence ATGACAGTGAACTGGGCAGGCTTCACCGAGGCCGAACCGGACCTCGCCCGCACCGCCGAGGAGCGCTTCGGCGCCTTCACCCACCACGTTCTCGCCACCCTCCGCAAGGACGGCTCCCCGCGCACCACCGGCCTGGAGGTCCGTTTCCTGAACGGCGAGCTGTGGCTCGGCATGATGCCGAACTCGCTCAAGGCCCTCGACCTGCGCCGCGACCCGCGCTTCGCGCTCCAGGCGAACCCCGGGGAGGGGCAGTCCATGGGTGGTGGTGATGTACGGATCTCCGGGCGGGCGATCGAGGTCGAGGACCCGGAGCTGAAGGCAGCGTACGGCGAAGAGGTGGAACCGCCGGAGCCGTTCCACCTCTTCCGTGCCGAGCTCACGGAGGTCGTGAGGACCTACGTGGAGGACGACAAGTACCTCGTCGTCCAGGTCTGGCAGCCCGGCGAGCCCGTGCGCACGATCAAGCGCACCTAG